A genomic stretch from Sinorhizobium terangae includes:
- a CDS encoding pseudouridine-5'-phosphate glycosidase has protein sequence MTKPSSPSLPMAYSDEVAAARARGAPIVALESTIITHGMPYPGNLNMARSVEAIIREQGAVPATIAVIHGVLHIGLDDAKLEALSKTEGAMKLSRADLAFAIAERRTGATTVAATMIAAARAGISVFATGGIGGVHRGAEESFDISADLDELARTGVIVVCAGAKAILDIPKTLEVLETRGVPVVTYDSETFPAFWSRDSGIKSPLMLNSPAAIANFQKMRDLLGIDGGMLVANPVPEESEIPREEMEIYITRALDNAASDEIVGKAVTPYLLDNLFHMTDGRSLETNIALVENNARLAAEIAVALTAK, from the coding sequence ATGACCAAACCCTCCTCGCCGTCCCTGCCGATGGCATATTCCGATGAAGTCGCGGCTGCCAGGGCACGTGGCGCGCCGATCGTCGCGCTGGAATCGACGATCATCACCCATGGCATGCCCTACCCCGGCAATCTCAATATGGCCCGGAGCGTCGAGGCGATCATTCGTGAACAGGGCGCCGTGCCTGCAACGATTGCGGTCATTCACGGCGTCCTTCACATTGGACTCGACGACGCGAAGCTGGAGGCACTTTCGAAGACGGAAGGCGCGATGAAGCTCTCGCGCGCCGATCTTGCCTTCGCGATTGCCGAACGCCGCACGGGCGCTACGACCGTGGCGGCGACGATGATCGCTGCGGCGCGCGCCGGCATCAGCGTCTTTGCCACCGGCGGGATCGGTGGCGTTCACCGCGGCGCGGAAGAGAGTTTCGACATTTCCGCCGATCTTGACGAGCTCGCCCGCACCGGCGTCATCGTTGTCTGCGCGGGCGCCAAGGCCATTCTCGACATTCCGAAGACGCTGGAGGTGCTGGAGACTCGCGGCGTTCCGGTCGTTACCTATGACAGCGAGACGTTCCCGGCCTTCTGGTCGCGCGATTCCGGCATCAAGAGTCCGCTGATGCTGAACAGCCCCGCCGCGATCGCCAATTTCCAGAAGATGCGCGATCTGCTCGGCATCGACGGCGGCATGCTCGTTGCCAATCCGGTTCCCGAAGAGAGCGAAATTCCACGCGAGGAGATGGAAATCTACATCACCCGTGCGCTCGACAATGCCGCGAGCGACGAGATCGTCGGCAAGGCTGTCACGCCCTATTTGCTCGACAACCTTTTCCACATGACCGACGGCCGCAGCCTCGAAACCAATATCGCGCTCGTGGAAAACAATGCCCGTCTCGCCGCCGAGATCGCCGTTGCACTGACGGCGAAGTAG
- a CDS encoding carbohydrate kinase family protein, with amino-acid sequence MKKREIAVFGGAHIDRRGRISGVTAPGASNPGSWFEEAGGGGFNAARNLARLGHSVRMISPRGGDAAGEMVAAAAATAGVIDCPFTFLDRKTPSYTAILEGDGNLVIALADMELYQLFSPRRLQQRAIREIVAASDLVLMDANLPEETLTALINVASRDDRIVAGIAVSPAKVTRFRKCVSGLSFLFMNEAEARALTGRDAEGAANWPSLLREAGLGGGVVTRGGSAAVAFDRSEACLVVPPTLPALADVTGAGDALASGFLTARLSGLDLAGCLRHGIAAAGITLRSPFAVSQELSPINLEQALALVPPPQMLS; translated from the coding sequence ATGAAGAAACGGGAAATCGCCGTGTTCGGCGGCGCCCACATCGACCGTCGCGGCCGCATCAGCGGCGTGACCGCTCCCGGCGCGAGCAATCCCGGTTCGTGGTTCGAGGAGGCGGGAGGCGGCGGTTTCAATGCGGCGAGAAACCTTGCCCGCCTCGGTCACAGCGTACGAATGATCAGCCCGCGTGGCGGTGACGCTGCAGGCGAGATGGTGGCGGCGGCAGCGGCCACAGCCGGCGTGATCGATTGCCCCTTCACCTTTCTCGACCGGAAAACGCCGAGCTACACGGCGATTCTCGAAGGCGACGGCAACCTTGTCATCGCGCTTGCCGATATGGAGCTCTATCAGTTGTTTTCGCCGCGCCGGCTGCAGCAGCGTGCGATACGCGAAATAGTGGCGGCCAGCGATCTGGTGCTGATGGATGCGAACCTGCCCGAGGAGACACTCACGGCTCTGATCAACGTTGCGTCGAGGGACGATCGAATTGTAGCCGGCATCGCCGTGTCACCGGCAAAGGTGACGCGCTTCAGGAAATGCGTCAGCGGGCTCAGCTTCCTGTTCATGAACGAGGCGGAAGCGCGTGCCCTGACCGGGAGGGATGCCGAAGGGGCCGCAAACTGGCCGTCACTGTTGCGGGAGGCCGGTCTTGGGGGTGGCGTCGTAACGCGCGGCGGCAGCGCCGCTGTCGCCTTCGATCGCAGCGAGGCTTGCCTCGTCGTCCCTCCCACCCTGCCCGCGCTTGCGGATGTTACAGGCGCCGGTGATGCATTGGCCTCGGGGTTTCTCACGGCGCGGCTTTCAGGCCTAGATCTTGCCGGATGCCTGCGCCACGGGATTGCTGCAGCGGGGATAACGCTTCGCTCGCCTTTTGCTGTTTCACAAGAACTGTCTCCGATCAACCTCGAACAGGCGTTGGCCCTTGTGCCGCCGCCGCAAATGCTGTCATGA
- a CDS encoding SulP family inorganic anion transporter, translating to MPDSLVPKTVSLFKEGYDGARLKADAFSGLTVAIVALPLSMAIAIASGVTPDRGLYTAIVGGFLVSLLGGSRVQIGGPAGAFIVLVAATGARHGLDGLLLATAMSGVMLVAAGYLRLGNYIKFIPYPVTVGFTAGIAVIIFASQLRDLFGLTLSGREPGPIIEKLALGLAAGTVNWAAVLTAALTIGIILALRKLRPHWPGMLIAVAAASAFVALLQLPTETIGTRFGGIPRGLPSPAFPPFSLEKAGAVFPDAVSFALLGAIESLLSAVVADGMTGRRHRSSMELIAQGIANFCSALFGGICVTGTIARTATNVRAGGTSPASGMLHSVFLLLFMLLAAPLASYIPLAALAGVLAVVAWNMIEKPAFMALLRSSYGDAVVLLATFVIVVFRELTEGIVIGFALGAVLFIDRMAKSISVGETKPLEALKKENGEEEHPVVADDPDTVIYRISGIFFFGSAATVGTVLDRIADQRRNFILDCSEVPFMDSTAANIIEGTLRKAERTGVRFLITGARSQVRRALRQHDVRPPRVVMRASVQAALESIRSEKTP from the coding sequence ATGCCCGATTCTCTCGTCCCCAAAACGGTAAGCCTCTTCAAGGAAGGATACGACGGCGCGCGCCTGAAGGCGGACGCCTTTTCGGGGTTGACCGTCGCCATCGTTGCCTTGCCGCTATCCATGGCCATCGCGATCGCCTCGGGTGTTACGCCCGACCGCGGACTGTACACCGCGATAGTCGGTGGGTTTCTGGTTTCGCTTCTCGGCGGCAGCCGGGTGCAGATCGGTGGCCCTGCCGGCGCTTTTATCGTGCTGGTGGCTGCAACAGGCGCCAGGCACGGTCTCGACGGCCTGCTGCTGGCTACGGCGATGTCGGGCGTGATGCTGGTCGCTGCAGGCTACCTGCGGCTTGGCAACTACATCAAGTTCATCCCTTACCCGGTGACCGTGGGGTTTACCGCCGGGATCGCGGTAATCATCTTCGCCAGCCAATTGCGCGATCTCTTCGGCCTCACCCTGAGCGGCCGCGAGCCCGGGCCCATCATCGAGAAGCTTGCGCTTGGTCTTGCCGCCGGTACGGTCAACTGGGCAGCAGTTCTGACCGCGGCGCTGACGATCGGCATCATTCTCGCGCTGCGCAAGCTGCGGCCGCACTGGCCCGGCATGCTGATTGCCGTTGCTGCCGCTTCTGCCTTCGTCGCTCTCCTGCAGTTGCCGACGGAAACGATCGGAACGCGCTTTGGCGGCATTCCTCGTGGTCTGCCCTCACCGGCATTCCCGCCGTTCTCGCTCGAGAAGGCGGGCGCCGTCTTTCCTGATGCCGTCTCCTTTGCGCTCCTCGGTGCAATCGAGTCTTTGCTGTCGGCCGTTGTCGCCGACGGCATGACCGGTCGCCGGCACCGTTCGAGCATGGAATTGATTGCGCAGGGGATTGCGAACTTCTGCTCGGCGCTTTTCGGCGGCATCTGCGTCACCGGGACGATCGCCCGCACGGCCACGAATGTGCGTGCAGGCGGGACCAGCCCGGCTTCCGGCATGCTGCATTCCGTCTTTCTCCTTCTATTCATGCTTCTCGCCGCTCCGCTCGCAAGCTACATCCCGCTCGCGGCGCTCGCCGGCGTGCTCGCAGTCGTTGCCTGGAACATGATCGAGAAGCCCGCGTTTATGGCGCTCCTACGATCCTCATATGGCGATGCGGTCGTGCTTCTGGCGACCTTCGTCATCGTCGTCTTCCGCGAGTTGACGGAAGGCATCGTGATCGGCTTCGCGCTTGGCGCGGTGCTTTTCATCGACCGCATGGCAAAGAGCATCTCGGTCGGAGAAACAAAACCACTGGAGGCCCTGAAGAAGGAAAATGGTGAGGAAGAACACCCGGTCGTCGCGGACGATCCGGACACGGTGATCTATCGGATCTCCGGTATCTTCTTCTTTGGCTCGGCCGCAACTGTCGGCACAGTCCTCGACCGCATCGCCGACCAGCGCCGGAATTTCATCCTCGACTGCTCGGAAGTGCCCTTCATGGATTCAACCGCGGCCAATATCATCGAGGGGACGCTGCGGAAGGCCGAGCGGACGGGCGTGCGTTTCCTCATCACCGGCGCCAGATCGCAGGTGCGCCGTGCGCTTCGCCAGCATGACGTTCGCCCACCACGTGTCGTGATGCGCGCCTCGGTTCAGGCGGCGCTCGAAAGTATCCGCAGCGAGAAAACCCCATGA
- the alaS gene encoding alanine--tRNA ligase, translated as MSGVNEIRSMFLDYFRKNGHEIVPSSPLVPRNDPTLMFTNAGMVQFKNVFTGLEQRPYSTAATAQKCVRAGGKHNDLDNVGYTARHHTFFEMLGNFSFGDYFKERAIELAWNLITKEYGLDAKRLLVTVYHTDDEAFGLWKKIAGLSDDRIIRIPTSDNFWAMGDTGPCGPCSEIFYDHGEQIWGGPPGSAEEDGDRFIEIWNLVFMQYEQVTKEERIDLPRPSIDTGMGLERVAAVLQGQHDNYDIDLFRALIAASEEATGVKAEGDRRASHRVIADHLRSSAFLIADGVLPSNEGRGYVLRRIMRRAMRHAQLLGAQEPLMWKLLPALVEQMGRAYPELARAEALISETLKLEETRFRKTLERGLNLLSEASADLSEGDQFNGETAFKLYDTYGFPLDLTQDALRAKGITVDTDAFSAAMERQKAEARANWAGSGEAATETIWFELKEKHGATEFLGYDTETAEGVIQAIVRDGAVVESAAKGENIQVILNQTPFYGESGGQMGDTGVITTDTGKLTVTDTQKRGEGLFVHYCVVAEGSVKTGEAAALTVDHARRRRLRSNHSATHLLHEALREVLGTHVAQKGSLVAPERLRFDVSHPKPMTADELKVVEEMANEIIVQNSPVTTRLMTVDDAIAEGAMALFGEKYGDEVRVVSMGRGVRGAKAGKPYSVELCGGTHVSATGDIGLVRIVSESAVGAGVRRIEALTGEAARAYLNEQDERVKTLASALKVQPADVLGRVEALLDERRKLERELTEAKKKLALAGDGQNGSADAARDIAGVRFLGRVVSGVEPKDLKSLADDGKKTLGSGVVAFVGVSGDGKASAVVAVTDDLTSKVSAVDLVRVASAALGGKGGGGRPDMAQAGGPDGNRAAEAIEAVAVALAG; from the coding sequence ATGAGCGGCGTGAATGAAATCCGGTCGATGTTTCTCGACTATTTCCGCAAGAACGGTCACGAGATCGTGCCGTCGAGCCCCCTGGTGCCGCGCAACGACCCGACATTGATGTTCACCAATGCCGGCATGGTGCAGTTCAAGAACGTCTTTACCGGACTCGAGCAGCGCCCCTATTCGACGGCTGCGACGGCGCAGAAATGCGTGCGCGCCGGCGGCAAGCACAACGATCTCGACAATGTCGGCTACACCGCCCGGCACCACACCTTCTTCGAAATGCTCGGCAACTTCTCGTTCGGCGACTATTTCAAGGAACGGGCGATCGAGCTTGCCTGGAACCTCATCACCAAGGAATACGGGCTCGACGCCAAGCGCCTGCTCGTTACCGTCTATCATACCGACGATGAAGCCTTCGGCCTCTGGAAGAAGATCGCCGGATTAAGCGACGACCGGATCATCCGCATTCCGACCAGCGATAACTTCTGGGCGATGGGTGATACCGGCCCTTGCGGTCCGTGCTCAGAGATTTTCTATGATCATGGCGAGCAGATCTGGGGCGGACCGCCCGGTTCGGCCGAAGAAGATGGCGACCGCTTCATCGAGATCTGGAATCTCGTGTTCATGCAGTACGAGCAGGTTACCAAGGAGGAGCGCATCGATCTTCCGCGCCCGTCGATCGATACCGGCATGGGACTGGAGCGTGTTGCGGCCGTGCTGCAGGGCCAGCACGATAACTATGACATTGATCTCTTCCGCGCGCTGATTGCTGCTTCCGAAGAAGCAACCGGCGTCAAGGCAGAAGGCGACCGCCGCGCAAGCCACCGCGTCATTGCCGACCATCTGCGTTCCTCCGCCTTCCTCATCGCCGACGGTGTCCTGCCCTCGAATGAAGGCCGCGGCTATGTGCTGCGCCGCATCATGCGCCGCGCCATGCGCCATGCCCAGTTGCTCGGCGCGCAGGAGCCGTTGATGTGGAAGCTCCTGCCGGCGCTCGTTGAGCAGATGGGCCGCGCCTATCCGGAGCTTGCCCGCGCCGAAGCTCTGATCTCGGAAACGCTGAAGCTGGAAGAGACCCGCTTCCGCAAGACGCTTGAGCGCGGTCTGAACCTTCTATCCGAAGCCTCGGCAGATCTTTCCGAGGGCGACCAGTTCAACGGCGAAACAGCCTTCAAGCTTTATGACACCTACGGCTTCCCGCTCGACCTGACGCAGGACGCGTTGCGCGCCAAGGGCATCACGGTCGATACCGATGCGTTTTCCGCGGCAATGGAGCGTCAGAAGGCGGAGGCTCGCGCCAATTGGGCCGGATCCGGTGAGGCCGCAACCGAGACGATCTGGTTCGAGCTCAAAGAAAAGCACGGCGCGACGGAATTCCTTGGTTACGACACCGAGACCGCCGAGGGCGTGATCCAGGCGATCGTCCGCGATGGAGCTGTGGTCGAATCCGCTGCCAAGGGTGAGAACATTCAGGTGATCCTGAACCAGACACCGTTTTATGGCGAATCCGGTGGCCAGATGGGCGATACCGGCGTCATCACGACGGACACCGGCAAGCTGACGGTCACCGACACCCAGAAGCGCGGCGAGGGGCTCTTCGTCCACTACTGTGTTGTCGCCGAAGGCAGCGTGAAGACCGGCGAGGCGGCCGCGCTCACCGTCGACCATGCGCGTCGCCGGCGGCTGCGCTCCAACCACTCCGCGACCCACCTCCTGCACGAAGCGCTGCGCGAGGTGCTTGGCACGCATGTGGCACAGAAGGGCTCGCTTGTCGCGCCGGAACGGCTGCGCTTCGACGTATCGCATCCGAAGCCGATGACGGCCGACGAGTTGAAGGTCGTCGAGGAGATGGCGAACGAGATCATCGTTCAGAATTCGCCGGTGACGACGCGACTGATGACTGTCGATGATGCGATCGCGGAAGGCGCCATGGCGCTCTTCGGCGAAAAATATGGCGACGAGGTCCGTGTCGTCTCGATGGGCCGGGGCGTTCGCGGCGCGAAAGCCGGGAAACCCTATTCCGTCGAACTCTGCGGCGGCACGCATGTATCGGCGACCGGCGACATTGGTCTCGTGCGGATCGTTTCTGAAAGTGCGGTCGGTGCCGGCGTGCGCCGAATCGAGGCGCTGACGGGCGAGGCGGCCCGTGCCTATCTCAACGAGCAGGATGAACGGGTGAAGACGCTGGCATCGGCCCTCAAGGTTCAGCCGGCGGATGTTCTCGGACGGGTCGAGGCCCTGCTCGACGAGCGCCGCAAGCTGGAGCGGGAACTGACCGAGGCGAAGAAGAAGCTTGCTCTCGCCGGAGATGGCCAGAACGGTTCGGCCGATGCCGCCCGTGATATCGCGGGCGTCCGCTTCCTTGGCAGGGTCGTGTCCGGTGTCGAGCCGAAGGACCTGAAGAGCCTCGCCGATGATGGCAAGAAGACGCTTGGTTCGGGCGTTGTTGCGTTCGTCGGCGTTTCCGGCGACGGCAAGGCGAGCGCGGTTGTGGCCGTCACCGACGACCTCACCTCGAAGGTCAGCGCCGTCGATCTGGTGCGCGTCGCATCTGCTGCACTCGGCGGCAAGGGGGGCGGCGGACGCCCGGATATGGCTCAGGCCGGCGGACCGGATGGCAACCGTGCAGCCGAAGCGATCGAAGCAGTCGCCGTGGCGCTCGCCGGCTGA
- the recA gene encoding recombinase RecA — MAQNSLRLVEDKSVDKSKALEAALSQIERSFGKGSIMKLGSKDSVIEIETVSTGSLGLDIALGIGGLPKGRIIEIYGPESSGKTTLALQTIAEAQKKGGICGFVDAEHALDPVYARKLGVDLENLLISQPDTGEQALEITDTLVRSGAIDVLVVDSVAALVPRAEIEGEMGDSLPGMQARLMSQALRKLTASISKSNCMVIFINQIRMKIGVMFGSPETTTGGNALKFYASVRLDIRRIGSVKEREEVVGNQTRVKVVKNKMAPPFKQVEFDIMYGEGVSKTGELIDLGVKAGIVEKSGAWFSYNSQRLGQGRENAKLFLRDNPDLLREIEMALRQNAGLIADKFLENGGPESDDDGDAAAEM; from the coding sequence ATGGCACAAAACTCTTTGCGGCTCGTAGAGGACAAATCGGTGGATAAAAGCAAGGCACTTGAAGCGGCTCTCTCCCAGATCGAACGGTCGTTCGGCAAGGGATCGATCATGAAGCTCGGTTCGAAGGACAGCGTAATCGAGATCGAAACTGTTTCGACCGGCTCGCTTGGCCTCGATATCGCGCTCGGCATCGGCGGTCTGCCGAAGGGGCGCATCATTGAAATCTACGGCCCGGAAAGCTCGGGCAAGACGACGCTGGCGCTGCAGACCATCGCCGAGGCGCAGAAGAAGGGTGGCATTTGCGGCTTCGTTGACGCCGAACATGCGCTCGATCCGGTCTATGCGCGTAAGCTGGGCGTCGATCTCGAAAACCTCCTGATCTCGCAGCCGGACACCGGCGAACAGGCGCTGGAAATCACCGATACGCTGGTCCGTTCCGGCGCGATCGACGTCCTCGTCGTCGATTCGGTTGCAGCTCTCGTGCCGCGCGCAGAAATCGAAGGCGAAATGGGCGACAGTTTGCCGGGCATGCAAGCCCGCCTGATGAGCCAGGCGCTGCGCAAGCTCACCGCGTCGATCTCCAAGTCCAACTGCATGGTGATCTTCATCAACCAGATCCGCATGAAGATCGGCGTCATGTTCGGTTCGCCGGAAACGACGACGGGCGGCAACGCGTTGAAGTTCTATGCGTCGGTTCGCCTCGATATTCGTCGCATCGGCTCGGTCAAGGAGCGCGAAGAGGTCGTCGGCAACCAGACCCGTGTCAAGGTCGTCAAGAACAAGATGGCGCCGCCCTTCAAGCAGGTGGAATTCGACATCATGTATGGCGAGGGCGTTTCCAAGACCGGTGAACTCATCGATCTCGGCGTCAAGGCGGGCATCGTCGAAAAATCCGGCGCCTGGTTTTCCTACAATAGCCAGCGCCTCGGCCAGGGTCGGGAGAACGCGAAACTTTTCTTGCGTGACAATCCCGATCTCCTGCGCGAGATCGAGATGGCTCTGCGGCAGAATGCCGGCCTGATCGCCGACAAGTTCCTGGAGAACGGCGGACCGGAGAGCGATGACGACGGCGATGCAGCCGCCGAAATGTAA